One Turneriella parva DSM 21527 genomic region harbors:
- a CDS encoding energy transducer TonB, with protein MSRAAAALFRYFPFPAAAGDEKSAPVAPVLAAKPRFSGAFVISLAIHTMPVLALAIAPALVEENPADKPVVLYSVQLEKKHTVITPNATVRKNAAQSSAKRSGNAEIDLTGEQRALKVSYEMQLAAKIERQRYYPQRARQLGQEGQPVVRMVLDAAGNVMQLALENSSGVSLLDETALDIVRRAQPFPAPPAEYAQILRHRGDNRMVFRAPISFGISRQGR; from the coding sequence ATGTCACGGGCTGCCGCTGCACTATTCCGTTACTTCCCTTTCCCTGCAGCCGCAGGCGACGAAAAAAGTGCGCCGGTGGCCCCGGTACTTGCCGCTAAGCCCCGCTTCAGCGGAGCATTTGTCATATCGCTCGCAATCCACACTATGCCTGTATTGGCGCTGGCCATAGCGCCGGCACTTGTTGAAGAAAACCCGGCCGATAAGCCCGTAGTGCTCTACAGCGTTCAGCTCGAGAAAAAACACACGGTTATTACCCCAAACGCCACAGTGCGCAAAAATGCAGCGCAGAGTTCGGCAAAGCGGTCTGGTAACGCTGAAATCGACCTTACCGGCGAGCAGCGGGCGCTCAAAGTCAGTTATGAAATGCAGCTCGCGGCAAAAATTGAGAGGCAGCGCTATTACCCTCAGCGCGCCCGGCAATTAGGCCAAGAGGGGCAGCCGGTAGTGCGCATGGTTCTCGACGCGGCGGGTAATGTGATGCAGCTCGCGCTCGAAAACAGCAGCGGCGTCTCATTGCTTGATGAAACCGCTCTTGATATCGTCAGGCGCGCCCAGCCTTTTCCCGCGCCGCCGGCTGAGTACGCGCAGATTCTGCGCCACCGGGGTGACAACCGCATGGTATTTCGCGCCCCTATCAGTTTTGGTATTTCGCGCCAGGGTCGATAG